In a single window of the Pseudogemmatithrix spongiicola genome:
- a CDS encoding TetR/AcrR family transcriptional regulator — MTQKRMQILDAAAELIAEKGFVQTSVDDVIARAGLSGKSHFYHYFKSKESLGHEVLARQFDVLAERGLAILREPTLDPIERLHVFIDSVVALQAERGGRSASPFGALATEMAAMDEGFRVRIARVFRSWTDEIAGLLGQVKDRLEDDADPMRLARFIVATLEGATTMARMKRDVSLMHGVATDLKRFVAGHVKKTTAA; from the coding sequence GTGACCCAGAAGCGCATGCAAATCCTCGATGCCGCGGCGGAACTGATCGCCGAGAAGGGCTTCGTGCAGACGTCAGTGGATGACGTCATCGCGCGAGCCGGCCTCAGCGGCAAGTCGCACTTCTACCACTACTTCAAGTCCAAGGAGTCGCTTGGCCACGAAGTACTGGCGCGGCAGTTCGACGTCCTCGCGGAGCGGGGCCTCGCCATCCTGCGTGAACCGACGCTCGACCCGATTGAACGCCTCCACGTGTTCATCGATTCGGTCGTCGCGTTGCAGGCCGAGCGCGGGGGGCGCTCGGCGTCCCCGTTCGGCGCCCTGGCGACCGAGATGGCGGCGATGGACGAGGGCTTCCGTGTGCGGATCGCGCGCGTGTTCCGCTCGTGGACGGACGAGATCGCGGGCCTCTTGGGCCAGGTCAAGGATCGGTTGGAGGATGACGCGGACCCGATGCGTCTGGCGCGGTTCATCGTCGCGACCCTCGAGGGCGCGACGACGATGGCGCGGATGAAGCGGGACGTGAGCCTGATGCACGGCGTGGCGACGGACCTCAAGCGGTTCGTGGCCGGCCACGTGAAGAAGACGACCGCAGCGTAG
- a CDS encoding IS110 family transposase, producing the protein MRKAGAGGDPHAEVRMFVGIDVAKATVVVALHPSGETWTTGTSAKELRALARRLAALRPAHVVLEPTGGYELPVLMALGAQALPVSLVAPARVREYARSHGQFAKTDVLDARMLARFAAERPVQAVTLPDAAHRTLMQLVARRRQLDEMLVAERLRLDQQRLFPDSPVVADIEETIAFLEAKGRDLDRQLQAHIAAHPQWRETAALLRSVPGIGPVTVATLLAFLPELGTLSRREIAALVGVAPLAQDSGAWHGRRHIRGGRADVRRVLYMAALTAAHHNPALKAFYARLRARGKTAKQALTACSRKLIVVCNTILKTKQPWQAPRPATA; encoded by the coding sequence ATGCGGAAGGCCGGTGCCGGCGGCGATCCCCACGCGGAGGTCCGGATGTTTGTCGGCATCGATGTGGCGAAGGCGACCGTCGTGGTCGCGCTCCATCCGAGCGGCGAGACGTGGACGACGGGCACGAGCGCCAAGGAGTTGCGCGCGCTCGCGCGGCGCCTCGCGGCGCTGCGGCCTGCGCACGTCGTGCTCGAGCCCACCGGCGGCTACGAGCTCCCCGTGCTGATGGCCCTCGGCGCGCAGGCCCTGCCGGTGAGCCTCGTCGCGCCGGCGCGCGTGCGCGAGTACGCGCGCTCGCACGGGCAGTTCGCGAAGACCGACGTGCTCGACGCGCGGATGCTCGCGCGCTTCGCGGCCGAGCGGCCCGTGCAGGCCGTCACGCTCCCCGACGCCGCGCACCGCACCCTGATGCAGCTCGTCGCCCGCCGGCGCCAGCTCGACGAGATGCTCGTCGCCGAGCGGCTGCGCCTCGACCAGCAGCGGCTCTTCCCCGACTCGCCCGTCGTCGCCGACATCGAGGAGACGATCGCGTTCCTCGAGGCGAAGGGGCGCGACCTCGACCGGCAGCTCCAGGCCCACATCGCCGCGCACCCGCAGTGGCGCGAGACGGCCGCGCTGCTGCGCAGCGTCCCCGGGATCGGCCCCGTGACGGTCGCGACGCTGCTCGCGTTCCTGCCCGAGCTCGGGACGCTCTCGCGCCGCGAGATCGCCGCCCTGGTCGGCGTCGCGCCGCTCGCGCAGGACAGTGGCGCCTGGCACGGCCGGCGGCACATCCGCGGCGGTCGCGCCGACGTCCGCCGCGTGCTCTACATGGCCGCGCTCACGGCGGCGCACCACAATCCCGCGCTCAAGGCCTTCTACGCGCGGCTGCGCGCGCGCGGCAAGACGGCGAAGCAGGCGCTCACCGCCTGCAGCCGCAAGCTCATCGTCGTCTGCAACACGATCCTCAAAACGAAGCAGCCGTGGCAGGCCCCGAGGCCCGCCACGGCATAA
- a CDS encoding universal stress protein: MLRTILVPLDGSALAERALPIAMDIARRAGGTVHLVRAHVPLAIVGATAEGVFTQDMLAADDALRNRAVQYLNERAHNLAKDWGVPVEAHIEDGTPGACITEAADRVNAGLIVMTTHGAGGFAPGWLGSVCDAVIRHTHRAVLALPENDAHGGKPFVPKRIAMALDGSARADGIIPAARDLALLFGAEVDVVRMVAPFIPNDVASILTSERPDPYGIDAEAAAAKEAIDKVVKGLAESGLKAEATVRVELSPVKALLAHVEETDPDILALATQGRGFSRLIVGSVADKLIRGAKRPVLVLRPMKD; encoded by the coding sequence ATGCTCCGCACGATCTTGGTGCCACTCGACGGCTCGGCGCTGGCCGAACGCGCCCTGCCGATCGCCATGGACATCGCCCGCCGCGCCGGCGGTACCGTCCACCTCGTCCGCGCCCACGTCCCGCTCGCGATCGTCGGCGCAACCGCCGAGGGGGTGTTCACGCAGGACATGCTCGCCGCCGACGACGCGCTCCGCAATCGCGCGGTGCAGTACCTCAACGAGCGCGCCCACAATCTCGCGAAGGACTGGGGCGTGCCCGTCGAAGCGCACATCGAGGACGGCACGCCCGGTGCCTGCATCACCGAGGCCGCCGACCGCGTCAATGCCGGCTTGATCGTGATGACCACGCACGGCGCCGGCGGCTTCGCGCCCGGCTGGCTCGGCTCGGTCTGCGATGCCGTGATCCGTCACACGCATCGCGCCGTGCTCGCGCTCCCCGAGAACGACGCACACGGCGGCAAGCCCTTCGTGCCGAAGCGCATCGCGATGGCCCTCGACGGCAGTGCCCGCGCCGACGGCATCATCCCCGCCGCGCGCGACCTGGCCCTGCTCTTCGGCGCCGAGGTGGACGTGGTGCGCATGGTCGCGCCGTTCATCCCGAACGACGTCGCGAGCATCCTGACCAGCGAGCGCCCCGATCCCTACGGCATCGACGCCGAAGCGGCGGCCGCGAAGGAGGCCATCGACAAAGTCGTGAAGGGGCTCGCCGAGAGCGGACTCAAGGCCGAGGCCACGGTGCGCGTCGAGCTCTCGCCGGTGAAGGCGCTGCTCGCCCACGTCGAAGAAACCGACCCCGACATCCTTGCCCTCGCCACGCAGGGGCGCGGGTTCAGCCGCCTCATCGTCGGCTCGGTGGCCGACAAGCTCATCCGTGGCGCGAAGCGACCGGTGCTTGTGCTGCGGCCGATGAAGGACTGA
- the yjjX gene encoding inosine/xanthosine triphosphatase: protein MTTVRVAVGSGNPVKLAAAAAVLRAYFPEAEVAPQVVASGVPDQPFGDDETIAGARERARRAREATDADLGVGLEGGVVDGPDGMRTCAWCVVVHRDGREGVGGSLAMPLPDGVAALIRDGEELGHAMDRFANERGTKHGKGAVGILTAGRIDRQAAYEVLVTYAMAPFVTPSLFAR from the coding sequence ATGACGACTGTTCGCGTAGCGGTGGGCTCGGGCAATCCCGTGAAGCTGGCGGCGGCTGCGGCCGTGCTCCGGGCGTACTTCCCCGAGGCGGAGGTCGCGCCGCAGGTGGTGGCGAGCGGTGTGCCGGACCAACCGTTCGGAGACGACGAGACGATTGCCGGCGCGCGCGAGCGGGCGCGTCGGGCGCGCGAGGCGACGGATGCCGACCTCGGTGTGGGGCTCGAGGGCGGCGTGGTGGACGGCCCGGACGGCATGCGCACCTGCGCGTGGTGTGTCGTGGTGCACCGTGACGGACGCGAGGGCGTGGGCGGCTCGCTGGCGATGCCGTTGCCGGACGGCGTCGCCGCCTTGATCCGCGATGGCGAGGAGCTGGGGCACGCGATGGACCGCTTCGCGAACGAGCGCGGCACCAAGCACGGCAAGGGCGCCGTGGGGATCCTCACGGCGGGCCGCATCGACCGGCAGGCCGCGTACGAGGTCCTCGTGACGTACGCGATGGCGCCGTTCGTGACGCCATCGCTGTTTGCGCGCTGA
- a CDS encoding CGNR zinc finger domain-containing protein, whose protein sequence is MPARTPAPAPVFIAGRLWLDFVNTADARLGQRVDLLATFSAFVDWLAAAQVIDAERAATLRRRAVEQPSGAAAALVEAQRIRTLLRQLAEQGRDARGAVQRAHVVEEINRVLGRSVGTRRVDAMPDGGYVRSFVPVGDAFGGLVIPVVESAVDSLVRGELGKIRGCADRRCPRHFADDTKSGTRRWCDMKTCGNRAKAKRHRQKAVP, encoded by the coding sequence GTGCCTGCACGCACTCCCGCCCCTGCTCCGGTCTTCATCGCCGGTCGGCTTTGGCTCGATTTCGTCAACACCGCCGACGCCCGACTCGGCCAGCGTGTGGACCTGCTGGCGACGTTCTCGGCATTCGTCGACTGGCTCGCGGCCGCGCAGGTCATCGACGCCGAACGCGCCGCGACCCTGCGACGTCGCGCGGTCGAGCAACCCAGCGGTGCCGCCGCCGCGCTCGTCGAGGCACAGCGTATCCGTACGCTGCTCCGGCAGCTCGCCGAGCAGGGCCGTGACGCCCGCGGCGCCGTGCAGCGCGCGCACGTCGTCGAGGAGATCAACCGGGTCTTGGGGCGTTCCGTCGGCACGCGACGCGTCGACGCGATGCCCGACGGCGGCTATGTGCGCAGCTTCGTGCCCGTGGGCGATGCCTTCGGCGGCCTGGTGATTCCCGTCGTCGAGAGCGCCGTCGACTCACTCGTCCGCGGCGAACTCGGCAAGATCCGCGGCTGCGCCGACCGCCGGTGCCCGCGCCACTTCGCCGACGACACCAAGAGCGGCACGCGGCGCTGGTGCGACATGAAGACCTGCGGCAACCGCGCGAAAGCAAAACGGCACCGCCAGAAGGCGGTGCCGTGA
- a CDS encoding sigma-70 family RNA polymerase sigma factor, whose protein sequence is MASMAAGYGIFGMDDRAAERERADRRARFDAEAMAQLDALYSFALKLTRVRDEAEDLVSDTLLRAFQRWEQYRLGTNIRAWLFTILYHAFVSRKRRIDAREVQPLEDEDGREVFEAVGDVDPEGTFYDSFIDQEIVDAIHGLPEEYRAAVVMSDLHGLRYGEIAQALGVPEGTIKSRLFRGRRLLQEKLRGYATEMGYIKA, encoded by the coding sequence ATGGCGTCGATGGCAGCAGGGTATGGCATCTTCGGGATGGATGATCGGGCCGCGGAGCGCGAGCGCGCCGATCGGCGTGCGCGCTTCGACGCGGAGGCGATGGCGCAGCTCGACGCGCTGTATTCCTTCGCGCTCAAGCTGACGCGCGTGCGCGACGAGGCCGAAGACCTCGTCTCCGACACGCTGCTCCGCGCGTTCCAACGCTGGGAGCAGTACCGGCTCGGCACCAACATCCGCGCGTGGCTGTTCACCATCCTCTACCACGCGTTCGTGAGCCGCAAGCGTCGCATCGACGCGCGCGAGGTGCAGCCGCTCGAGGACGAAGATGGCCGCGAGGTGTTCGAGGCGGTCGGCGACGTCGATCCGGAAGGCACGTTCTACGATTCATTCATCGACCAGGAAATCGTCGATGCCATCCACGGCCTGCCGGAGGAGTATCGTGCGGCGGTGGTGATGAGCGACTTGCACGGCCTGCGCTACGGCGAGATCGCCCAGGCGCTCGGCGTCCCGGAAGGAACGATCAAGAGCCGCCTGTTCCGCGGCCGGCGCCTGCTGCAGGAGAAGCTCCGCGGCTACGCGACCGAGATGGGCTACATCAAGGCGTAA